cagctagagagagaaaaataaacacatccaAACAAGTCTTTAAGTTTATTCTAATTCactgaagaggagaaaaaaaacatcatcatcatcatcatcatcatcatcatcatcacggaTTTAGAACGTAAAGCTGTAAGAGAGGGGGGACTGTGACGTCACAAGAGGAGGCTTTGGCGTCACAGGAGGAGAAGGGACAAAAAATTTCAGGTGCTTTAGTTCAGTTACTGCATTTTACAGATCACATGCCAGGTAAGCTCCTCTAAcccttatcattattattattattattattattattattattattattattattatttgttgttgctgtttgttgttaataatgaatgaataataattgtgGTGATTAAAAAGCCAGACTTGTTGGTGTGAAAGATGAGCTGAGATGAATCCAGGCCTGAGTTTAAACATGGCTTTATTCTGATCACTTTGCTGGAGGACTTTGCTTTAATTAAcgtcctgtttgtgtttttatagagAAAGCAATCcgagagaaaacactgaattCATACCCACGTGATTCAAAGGTGAGTCGAGTTCATGTGAATCAGTTAATCAGTTTGAACATGAACAGCATTCATTTGATTCTGGGACTGAAACAGGATGGGTGCTAATATTTATGCTCGCTGATGTAGTTATTAAAAACTCTACTAGGATTTCAACTCCATGTGCTCTCTACAGATGAGTAAGAAGAAGAGAAGTAGCCAGAGAAGAACAGCTGGAACAGCTGGAGCGTGCACTCAGGACTCCACATCTGACCAGAGACTGAAGTGTTTCAGGGACATTATGGACGTTGTTCTTCATCTGAGCGAGGAGTAtgttcatttttactgatttctgactcgcagtaacattttattcagttaattTACACTTGAATAAATGctgatttactgtgtgtgtgtgtgtgtgtgtgtgtgtgcgtgtgtgtgtttaaagggaATGGAAGGCTGTGACCAGGGACATGACGAAGAAGGTAAGAGTGTTAGAAGAATCAATAATGAAGTAGTTTCATTTAGTGTAAGACGCTGTAATGTCActgatcatatttcatattcaagaagctgattttctttgtctttatttcaaAAGGTCACAAAGTTGGAGTTTGCGGCTCTGTGCACGAAAATTGTGATGTCAGCGGCGTCTTCTGCCATTAGGCGTTTACTGACGCCTCTCATGGAAAGCTTCGGGATCGATTCGATTCTCCAGGCAAACGACAAGCTGAAGAAAATGCCCGAGTCTAAATGGAGGAAGTGGTCTGACTCAGACACCTCAGCACAAAGGTAAACTTTACCAACCTGCTGCTCAGATTTCACTCTTAATATTCACAATGATGAACTTTACTGCACTGTTtaatcaacaccgtctgaccGATCAGAATTcaggattcagcagcactgtggtggaACGACTTACAGTGCTATCAGAtgggttttctgtgttttatgatCAGTTGGCTGTGGAATGGAGCGATGGCATAACAAACTAtattcagaaagagaaaagaaatttaaCGCTGATTGTCGTTTTTCACtcgcattcatttatttaaattcatgtgAGTACTGAcgtaaaaataatatgaattccCGTTAATCTTCTGTTTCCTGTATAAAGATCACCTATGGAGACGTCTGATTTCATCTGTCAGCTCGTTCAGAGAGTCGTCACTCAAACAACAGCTGCGATGCTGGAGGCGATCCGGAGAGTGGCATCAGGACGGAGGACGATCTGCTCGGCGAGTGCTTCATCACCTGCAGAAGATCAGATCTCACAGTCAGATCTCAGCATCGCATGCACTAATGAGATCTGTGATAAGATCTTGGCTCTGTGTTACTCTGGTGATTTCGACAGCCCTGGAGGAGAGAAAACTTCAGCAGCGTCGCTAAAGTCCCACCAGGAGGTCCAGGGAATAATGAAGGGCTTGGAAGAAGTTGTCTCCATCAGCAGGTCCCCTTTTGAGTTAACTCTAAAATCCTCGACCCCTGATTCGGTCCCTGTGACGACTAAAGTGATGGCTCCTGATTGTGCTGAGAGGCTTTTCAGTGATCAGTTTCTGAGCAAAGCCACACAAGCGGTAAGAAAAGTTCTCctgaaaacagaggaaaaaatcgCTGCAGCAATGTCGTCCCAAACCTCCGTCCCTGTCCGcagtgagacagaaatgaatTCCCTGATGGAGGAGGTCAAGAGAACAGCCTCAAAAATTCTGTGGGAATTAGTTTTTATACTTACACAGTCACTGTGTAAAAGTTCATCAGGCGTCAGTTGCAATGCTGCTGACCAGTCTGGACCAGAAGATGAGAGGAAGAACTTCCTCTCTGGTGCTCGAAACATCTACGAGAACATCTTCAAGCAGGTGTTTGAGTTCACCTGTGGGCGGAAGCAAGCCATTTCCGAAAAAAACAAGTTGTTCTTGGACGTCTGTCCTAAAACTGCTGCCGAGCTCGACGGCAGGTCGGAGAACGTCCAGGagtctgctgctgctgaacgTTACCTCGATAAAGCCATTCTGGTTGCAAGTGAGATCCTAGAGAAGTGGTTATCTTCAAAAATTTCCACAGGTTTATTCAGTGGGAAAGATTCGGGTTCCAGCACAGAGTCGTCACCGACGGCGTCAGTAGATCTGGATCGAGTCACTGCTGAAATCGTAAATACGGTGATGAGCAGAATGGCTCTTGAGATCGGAAGAACTGACATGGAAAACGGATCGGAAGCTCAGGCAGGTGAAGCTCAGGTGAGTGATGCTGATGCTCGCCCAGCTCCCTACTCAGAGACCTCCTCAGATGTTATCACAAAGCACCAAAGTCTTGCTGGACtcggagagaaaaagagaccgTCGTGCTCGAGCCTGGAgaacgcagcagcagcagcagcagcagtgactgaTGCTCAGAGCCTCGTGTCCATCAGCGAAGCTCCAAACCTGCAGGCTGTTATTGACAGCTGCACTGAGGAGCTAATTGAAAAGAACGCAGATTTATTACTGCGTGACGAGCTGCCGGCCAAGTCCCGCTCTTCTAAAGTACCTTGGTTCAGACGGTTTGCGTTCTTGCAGCCGCGTAAATCCGGTCGTCTGAGGTCTGAGGTGAGCAGTTCTGTCCCTCTGAGGTCTAAGGAGTTCCTCGATAAAGCCACTCAGATGGTgagtgaaatgctgctcagaaGGCTGTCGACAGCAGATTCTGCGAGATGCTCGTCAGAAGATGAGCAGAGTGCCGTTAGTACTGCAGATTCGCTCGTCAGCGTTTTATACGAATGCGATGAGTCTGTGAAAGACGAGACTAAGAGCTCTGACGCTCTCGAAGCCTTTTCCTGCCTCTttgatgtcagagaagcagAATCTCCCAAAAAGCCACAGAACATCTTGAGAAAAGTGCGAAGTCTCCTTCAGGCGTTTTTCTCAAAGGCATCTAAAGCTCTGAGCTCTCCCACACACGAGGAAAGGGTGGAGGAGCAGGTGGACCTGGACCTGTGCACCAACAGCGTCATTACGGAGGTCACTGATTTGTTAAGGAGTGAGCTGACAGCTCCTCCTACAGTGAAGAACGATGACGCCCATTTCCAGACCAAATCCGCCAGGCGTGTGAGTGACCTAATCTTCCGAATGGTGGAATCCTGTCCTCTGCTGCCTTCACAATTCCCAAAGGAACGTCTCATGAAAGTGTCGTCAGCGTTAAATCTGCAGATCCTTTCTACTGAGATTTCCCAAACTGTTAGTGCCGCTGTGCGGCAGTTTATAGATGCAGACAGGAAGTCGAGGCCTTCAGTCCAGAACAGTTCATTCGCTCCTCTGCACCTTTTCACTGTGGTGCGCAATCAGCTGAAGGCTTTCTTCACTTCCTTCTCTAAACATGTTGCTGACGATGAAAGGACAGATGCGTCAGCGCAGTCAGACGGGGATGAGGATCGTGTCACTCCCGTCTACATCAGTGAGGAAGGCACGGTTCATGAGCTAACAGAGATGGAGGATCTTTCTCCAAAGGAGATGATCCATCGACGAGCACGTGCTACAAAGGATGTAATTCCAAAACTCCCCTTAAGGGACGTGGATAGGGCAGATGTTGGCCAGTGCTCATCGGATTCTGTTCCAGGGAGAGAGAACAACGTGTTACGCTCCATCCAGTTACCTTCCGAGTGCGTTTACATGTTTGCAGAGGAGTCCATCAAGGCTTTACTGAAGAATGTGCTAAACGCCGGGCCGAGTGCAGGAAACGAAGCACAGGAAAGCAGCTTCATGGACAAATCAACGGGTTGTCCGTTTGCTACAGTGCTCGCACGTGAAATCGAGAATGCTGGGACTTCCTCTAAATCTGCTCAGCTATCAGCAGCTCCCTGTaagtctttaaaatgaaatgaacccGCGATTTTTGACCACGTTTACGCTACGTGTCTTTTTAGTGTATAACACGTAATTTGACCTTCATTAGTACTCTGTATTCTGtactttaaataagaataaatgctaataatgatCCTGTTTATTTATGACGTTAGCTGATGATTTTTAAATAGCGTGACGATCGTGTTTAAGAGTTTTCGCTTTTATCCATTCCTGCACCGTGTGTCCTGATAATGAGCTAAAAGAgcagtttttgtcattttgcagtaactctgcttcttcTCATGTTTCCAGCTTCACACACAGAATCGAGGGCCTCGGGGCGGTTCTTCAGGAGCGCTCGCAGAATGCTTGGCCGGATCTTCTCCCCCATCTGCAATTTCTTCGACAGACACCCCAactttaaagctgtgtgtgttggtgtgttaatgGGTTCTATTGCGTGTTTTTGTGTGGgtgtgcttgtgtttatttCGGTGTTACTGtttacataataaacacatgtaatgtactgaaatgtttttcctttgttcCTCGTCCCACAGCGCAACATGAACCAACAatgaattatacacacacacacacacacacacacacacacacacacacacacacacacacactaaaaacagaatataataaaatctagtagaatatataattcaattcaattttattttatttgtatagcacttttaacaatggacattgtcacaaagcagctttacagaaataaacacaatcaaattaaatctaaattaattgttaatgtgtgaatttacccctaatgagcaatccagaggcaatggtggtgaggaaaaacttcctgagacaatatgaggaagaaaccttgaaagggaccagactcaaaagggaacccatcgtcatctgggtgctaacggatagtgcgattataaataaatcacctctataactgtgtactgtatggacAAATAGTCGAAttatgcaaccagtaaattcatcacagttttcacagagGTCCTCcgtcatgtgcacaccaagaaacttggagcttttgGCTCTCTCCACAGTTGTGCAGCGGTGAGTGGTCCACGTGGGTCCTCctgaagtcgacactcatctcTTTAGTCTTAACTTACTCTTTTAAGTGTCAAGCAGTGAGCGCACTTCAGCAGTCATCCACGGTTTGTGGTTTGCACGCgtggtgatggtcttgaagGAAGTCGCATCATCTATCGCACCATCTTGCTGATGGTGCcagtcactgatgctgtgtattcctccaagtctgTGCGCTTacgcttttatttttatgtggatTATCTTCATCCTGAAAAAATCTCACTGCTAAAgcgacaaataaacaaacagcgcGTTTCCTCGTTTTTCCATAAACTCGCGCAAACAACGCCAAGGCTTCAACAGCGCAgagtgcgcatgcgcacacacagcCACGCACAGAGGTGCACCTACGTCACACAGAAACTCATTTACCTGAGTCAGGTGAACAACATGCATATGATTATTAATGctcatcaaacaaacaaacaaacacgtacaataactaactaacttacatttaacatttaaatttacaccaaacaaacaaatcaatcataaataaaaaaataacacacacacagacacacacacacactcacacacagatcagccataacattatgaccacctgcctaatattgtgttggtcccccctttgctgccaaaacagccctgacccgtcgaggcatggactccactagatccctgaaggtgtgctgtggcatctggcacaaagacgttaacagcagatcctttaagtcctgtaagttgcgaggtggggtctccatggatcggacttgatggccagcacaccccacagatgttcgactggattgagatctggggaatttggaggccaagtgaacaccttgaactctttgtcatgttcctgaaaccattcctgaacaatttttacagtgtggcagggcgcattatcctgctgaaagaggtcacttccattagggaataccgttaccatgaaggggtgtacctggtctgcaacaatgtttaggtaggtgatatgtgtcaaaatagcattcacatgaatgccaggacccaaagtttcccagcagaacattgcccagagcatcacactgcctccgccggctagcgttcttcccatagtgcatcctggtgccatctcttccccagtaAACGATgcaatttggccattgtcaaagtctctctaatccttacgcttgctcatttttcctgtttccaacacatcaactttgagaactgactggtcacttgctgcctaatatatctcaacccttgacaggtgctattgtaatgagataatcaatattattcacttcacctgtcagtggtcataatgttatggctgatcggtgtatacacacatatacatacactgctcaaaaaaattaaaggaacactttgaaaacacatcagatctcaatggggaaaatatcatgctggatatttATACTGATAtagactgggtaatgtgttaggaacgaaaggatgccacatcgtttgatggaaatgggggtcgtctcattgttgcccatctagtgcaccttttgttaatttcattaacaccaaagcagctgaaactgattaacaaccccctctgctacttaactgaccagatcaatatcccaggagtttaattgacttgatgctatactctgattaaaaagtgttcctttaatttttttgagcagtgtatatatatatatatatatatgtagagagagagagattaatgcattaatacaatgtgttaatgtatttttaatttacttctaataaataactaattaattaatactgaatatatgcaaatgcatttgggtaaatgaaatgcatattaatgctaataaaacaaccaaacaaagataaatgataattaaataaatagtaaaaaggaaaaaaatgataaaaaggaaaaaaatactaaattagtagacaaaaaagtaaacattatttaatggATTAACTATTTAAGCATGTCAGTTAGTAATGTGTCTCGAACACAAAGCATGATAGATATGCACTTTAAAAGTacaagattaaataaaataaataaataaataaatatgtataatatagattataatatatcattattagtaacagtagtaaattaaaaaaaaatttaaactgtgatatttttaatagaaacaaTGAAGGACTAAAAATGTCTTTCGATTGATGAATCTGAGTCAGTAGTTATTAATGTCTTAAACACAACATGAGGGATTTAAACTGCACTGTATGAACATTaaaagagataaaacagagatttgatgtggatttttttttttggtttgaagtGGAGTTTTCCGTTCCCTCCATCTGAACAAACAATGCTGTGTCACCCAGTAGAATTACAGCAATGATTCAACACGCCTCATCATTCTACTCTGATCATTATCAGGATCTCCAGCACAGCCAGTGTAGTCATAGGGGTGGGCGATACTGCAAAATATATCATCATCCTCATGATACTCGATATTAATgaagagattaaaaacaaaacagtgaagcCATAGGATCCAAACAGGGGCGGACTGAGCACTAGGCAAAAGTATGCAACCGCCttgggcccccagaagccaagggcccccaaaaaatgcaaaatatatatatttatataatttttaaattattaatgctaaataacatACAGTGAAATTTTAAATATCGATGTTAAAACCCTGAATTGATTCATATGAAGATGAAGGAAGCTCAAGGATAATCGAGGTAAATTTGTGCAACTGAATGgggcccccaaatcactaaaCCCGCCCCTGTATCCAAACTGtaagtttaacatttaaaaaaacaccattcacataaatgtaaatatatataaccaGGAAAATGAGTGATATTAAAAACTGTTTGATAGGTATAAAAATAGACTTCAGTGTCTCATCAGTTACAGAAACAAGCACTGACACATGACGACACCCCCGATGCGCATCATCATCATACTAATATATCGCGATATCAGTATATCGTTATATTGCTGGACTTTATCAGAATATCATCGCGTCCCCCAGCATCATGCCATTTCTCCTCTAACGGTCTGTATTTTGGGTAAATTTGTCTCAGAGAAAGCAATCCCATGATTCCGTTCACAAGATAAGCGTTAAATCAAAGATCACTGACACACCTGTAATGTAATTGTTTAAAACCATGATCTCATGAGACTGTTGTCATGATAATGTTGTAAACCATAATACAGGTTACGTGATAATTGTGAGCTGAAGCTTCGGTATAGGTACACACCTGTTCCATGCTGCACTTTAAACATGTGGCGTCCCCTAGTGGACAGGTGACATGTCTATTACAGCAGCGCGCTCAACATCTGTAGATCTGAACGCTCTCAGGGTGGAAGTAACGTTATGACTAAAAACTATTATTCTTGTCAAGAGactaaaatgaaaactaaatataaattagtctccaaaatgaacacattagCACTGACTCTCTCACAGCACAACTGATGCAGTGCCTTTGTGCAAAAGTTCCCAAAATAATTCAAGCCACGAATccctttaactgttaaaaaatataaataatataataataaatataaaaataaaatatataaaaaataatatttaaaaaaaatatggccCCCTTGgcaggaatttattttataaatataatccaattattcaattattcaaatattaggccttagagctttttcttcttaaaattgtctcttcatttttattaaaattgtattcAAGTAGACATCTTTTATAAGCataccagtcaaacaggctataAAGCTATATAACTATaagaactatttttaaaatacttttttcaatttaaagattttttaaaaaaattgacaaaCAATTTTTATTGACAAACAAATATTatagtatttcttttattaacaaataaaagaaatactatAATAACTTTTAAGAAATCTGTCTAAGCTTCCCGGATGCCATTTTGAGAAGCACGGCCTTAaaccatatttattttttgtatctttGACACAAAATGCACTTTTTCACTACATAACTGTTAGGCTAAGGCTcaatattaacatttacattttttgcatCTTCGGAGAATAAAAATGCACCTGTACAGACCGCGTTTCtgattttttataaatgtgacCTTGGTTCAAGGCTGTCTGCTTTAGCAAGTTAGACCACATTAGGTGATTGGAAATTCACAAATGCAATTTATGAAGTTTGATGGCTCActaagaataaagaaataaaacattagctATGAGACGGGAAGTTAAATGGATATTCCTATACAGCCACTTGTGGTTAAATGTGTTTGAGATTCCTCTGTAAGCATATTCTGTATTTTACAAAGATACCTACAGTGTTTTGCTTTCAGATTTTTCCAAATAAACCATGTTAGAAAGCAGcctttaaaaaatctgaatcagGCTCCTAACTGCACTTCAATATTTTGACCTGTCCATGATAATAATATTGTGCTGAATATTGCGGTATATCGTATAATCATGATATTCGAATATCGGTACACGCCTTACTCCAACATTACCCATTcaaataagaatgaaaacaaTGCAGGCTGCGAGTAACGTTTACTTTCAGAGATGAAGATTCCACTTGCACGTTTATGACCTTATTTGGGCAtgcaacatattttttaaaaaagcacaaacactgACTAACTagataaaaaatagaaattgcACATTGTTTATGGGGCATAGCGGCAATTTGTCCGAGTGTTGGATCGGGAGAGATGGCGAGCGTCAGCGTGGTGCGCCGTTTAACGCCGCCGCAGTCCTGCTGCGTTCCCTTCATCAAGCGGGTAAATGGCGTTTCAGCACGTCCTTGGCGTTGGACGGCAGACTGTCGGGAAAGTTCATGTCAAACTCCACTATGAGATCTCCTCTTTGCTCAGGGTTCTTGGGGAAGGGCAGCCCCTGTCCCGCTACGATCTTCCTCATTCCCGGTTTGATCACCTCCGTGATCTTCATATTGCACGTTTTCCCGTCTATCGTGGAGACCGTAACCGAGCAACCGCACAATGTCTGCAATCACAGAAATGGCGGGAAAAAATCAGTCATAGCATTTTTCCATTACAATTGTTACGTTCTGAACACTTTTCCTGTATCGCAAAAGttacgctgacactggagactccctccctaaatattaaataaatatcaacaattacacaacatgtttttattctgtttattattagacttcgGTTATTGTACCACCTTGGAACGAGTCGTTACTATGGAAATGttgacgtattagaacgagcacattaaaaCACACCTATGATCTGAGTGTAGCTGAACGCTGGCCAACAAGTCGACATTAATCTTTTGCGTCACCCCAACATATTCCTTCTGGTAAagatttttctgtgtttattctgtgaCTACATTTTCACCTTAGCCATAGATTTGGACTTTTTCCACCCGACGCTCACACTAACAAGAGACAAAGCGGcagttttattttctacatttgtGCGTAACGCAGAGCCACGATTTCAGGAACAAGCCACATTTGAACTGattttttctcaattctatttAAATTAGTTATGAAGCTGTACTGTGACAAATCCAGacgattcctcagaccaatccgaTGGCACGTATGGTCCGACATTTCTTCCATTCCATGCTCACgacttaaatttaatttctaatttcctAATTGCAATTAGTTCCTGCAAAATTGGAAGAAAAACGTACaaccgtggtttcatcttatcctgtcatatacgaccttTCATTAAACGTTCATTaaacattacgaagaaaaataaagctcggAAGGAAGTAACAGAGATCGTTGGTGACTCTGGTGAGTTGATATAGCTAAAACAGTtagtttgctttgctaatctgagtGAAGCTAGTACTACACCAAGCACGTACACATTAGatgattagtgcattatttaactTGTGCGTTAGATTAGTTAGatttagaagctatatatagctactgTCATTTCTCATCAGAGGTAATGAAAAAGTGGCTGTTCAGGTCATGCCCACAAGGGACAAAGGTGAAGCAATGCGTGCTTGTGTGAACGTAGGTTTAAACACACGTGACATAAGCAGTTGCTAGTTGTATAATAAATTAGCTGATGCTGCTTCTATTCACattaataaaagtgataaaagtGACTTTTAATCTCAGAAACAGTAAAAGCTGATTAACGTTAAATGTAGTCAGATTTAATACAAACATAGCAGCACACGTGGGAGTAAAAATCTGCCCAGCTTTGACTTCACACTCGTTCTGCCATGGAAGCAGCTGCTAGTGAGTCAAGAACAGTTTAGGTGGGTGAGCCCTCGTCTTTTGGCACTTAACATCTGAGATCAACTCTCACTGCTCATACTTCACATTACATAACAGACCTAAAGTAGCTGTAATACCTCCTGCCATAACAACATCACCACTGTACAAGTGCACTAGAATAGGATAGTGCTAAAGTGGAACAGTGACaagcaggagggaggggccaggctgtgaggacgcacgcctggcactgagttggctaatcagtgggagagagggataaaggagcaGCTGGAGACGCTGAGAGAGACATGCACGCGTGTTTTATGTTTGCCTTACgtttatgttttatgttcagTTTAAGTTATTAAAGTTTATGTTTCAGTCCAGTCAGTTCCCACCTCCTCCTTGCCCGTCCTTGACATTTGTTACGTTGATGCCGAAACCCGGGAAGGAGGAAGGACGCGCTGTCGGAGAGCCCTCGCCGCTGCGGGAGGATCGTGGCGCCGAGGAAGTGTGGTGCTGGAGCGGTTGCCGGACGAGTCGCTGCTGGTATAGAATATTTTAACCCTTGTGTGGTCTTAGAATTCCTTATACTCCCCTTGTCCTAAGGGTCAAAAACGACCTGCTTTCACTAAACCTCTAAAATAAAGTAGCTACATTTAATTTCAATCCTCAAATCTATTTTGCATGAAGAAACAACCTCATCATTCATCACAAACTCTGTCaatagtcacgtttacatggacactttttgtttcaatcggaatga
This genomic interval from Pangasianodon hypophthalmus isolate fPanHyp1 chromosome 4, fPanHyp1.pri, whole genome shotgun sequence contains the following:
- the LOC128318224 gene encoding dnaJ homolog subfamily B member 4-like; its protein translation is MPAVDPGQDKILSIEIKRGWKEGTKITFPREGDESPGCIPADIVFVIKDKPHPHFRREGSDIVYPVRISLHQTLCGCSVTVSTIDGKTCNMKITEVIKPGMRKIVAGQGLPFPKNPEQRGDLIVEFDMNFPDSLPSNAKDVLKRHLPA